The genomic DNA GGGTAAAGATAATAAAGGGCCCCAATATCAAGGACGTGCCCGTGAAAAAGCCCCTCACGGACACCCTGGAGGCCGAGGTGGCCCTGGTGCTCGGGGACAACATCACCACCGACGACATCATGCCCGCCGGCTCGAAGGTCCTCCCGCTGAGGTCCAACATCCCCGCCATTGCCGAATATGTCTTCTCCGGCCTCGACAGCGCCTTCAGCCGCCGGGTGAAGGACATGAAGGAGTTCATCGTGGTCGGGGGGGAGAATTACGGACAGGGCTCCTCCCGGGAGCACGCAGCCCTGGCGCCCATGCACCTGGGGCTTCAGGCCGTCATAGCCAAGAGTTTCGCCCGCATCCACCGGGCGAACCTGATCAATTTCGGCGTCCTCCCCCTGGTCTTCGTGCACAGGGCGGACTACGGCAAGGTGGAGCGCGGAGACCGGCTGCGCCTGGCCGGCGTGATGGACTGCCTCGCCGGCAGCGTCTGCACCGTGGAGAACCTTACCAGGGGAACGTCCTTTGAGGTCGTCTCGAACCTGGGCGAAAGGGAGGCGGAGCTTCTCCGGAAAGGAGGCCTCCTGCCCTTTACGAGGAAGGTGGTCCTCGGGGATGCGGAGGCAGGGAAGGCAGGGACGGTTCCTCCCGAGAGCCACGCCAGCCGCTCGGGGGACGAAGGGATTTAGGGCCTCCCGGGCCGAAAGAAAGGCCTTATCCGGCCCTGCCCGGCCGGTTGACACCGAACTTATACGCGGGGTATTTTAATGTTTTATAATAATAGTGGGTGGGCCGCTAGCTCAGATGGTAGAGCAACGCCCTTTTAAGGCGTGGGTCGTTGGTTCGAGTCCAACGCGGCTCACCATTTTCGTCCCCATCGTCTAGTCCGGCCTAGGACACCGCCCTTTCAAGGCGGTAACAGGGGTTCAAATCCCCTTGGGGACGCCAGAAAAATCAAGGGGTTGCGACATGCGACCCCTTTTCTTTCTTGCCCACTGTAGCCAAAATGTCCTCAAAGGACCGGAATGGATGGAAAATATCACAAGACATCCGAGCTGATAAATGACTGATATATATTAATTTCAGATTTATGCAGATAGAAGGCCCACTTGTGGTGGTCCACATCCCCTTGGAAACGCCAACACAATCAAGGGGTTGCGACATGCGGCCCTTTTCTTTCTCCCCTACTGTAGCCAACATCTTGGTGAAAAGACTATGAAGACTCAACCTCTTGCTCTCCTCTACCGATTCTTTTGGATATGAAAGAAGGTCAAGAGATTTTATATAATTCTCTAAATTAATCTTGGACAACTGATCCTCAAGACAGCAACTCTAAGCTATTAGAATGATTTCATGAATATTAGTGAGAATTCGAATCCATCCTCAGATCTGATCCCAATATCTCCTCCAAGCTGCCGTGCTAATGTATCAATGAGCTTCATTCCCAGAGTATCAGTCTTATTAATATCGAAGTCTTCTGGGAGGCCGATCCCATTATCAGAATATATCAATTCTACTTTATCACCATCTTTTTCGTTCATTTTTATAATAATAAGACCGGAACCATTAGGAAATGCGTGTTTAATGGAATTGGTCAGCAATTCGTTTAAAATCAAGCCTAAAGCAATTGCTGTATTAACCGGAACCATAAATTCCTTAATATCCAAATCTATTAATATTCTATTAGAATCGGCGCTGGATATTTTCAGCACATTCTTTGTTAGATCCATAACATAGCTATATACTTCGATATTTCCTAGACTCTCAGATCTACATAGTTTTTCATGGATTAAAGCTATGGTTCCAATTCTCGCCTCAGCTTCTTTAAGTATATTTGTGCAGTCCTGATCCTTATCTGCTCGTGCCTGCATTTTTAAAAGACTAGATAAGATGTTCAGATTATTTTTCACCCTGTGGTTCAACTCTTGAAGGAGAGTTTCCTTTTCGGCAAGCGCTTTCTTACGAGCAGTAATATCCCTGACCACCTCAATTCCTGCGATAATCTCTCCTGCTGAGCTTCTGATTGGTGCGGATATGACCTCATAATATTCTATTCCCTGATTGGTCATTCGTGCTTGCTCTTCTTTATGCACTTTGCCATCGAGGAAGGACATTTGAAGGGGACAATTTTCACAAATTTCGTCACTGTTCCTGGTAGCTCCATAGCAGTATTCACCGGGAGAATCTCCGAACCTTTCACGATGCGATTTATTCTGGTA from Nitrospirota bacterium includes the following:
- a CDS encoding histidine kinase dimerization/phosphoacceptor domain -containing protein; amino-acid sequence: MREPSFSQCGILHLNPLSEFRGPSLIGDEIAIKDTEYRFLYQNKSHRERFGDSPGEYCYGATRNSDEICENCPLQMSFLDGKVHKEEQARMTNQGIEYYEVISAPIRSSAGEIIAGIEVVRDITARKKALAEKETLLQELNHRVKNNLNILSSLLKMQARADKDQDCTNILKEAEARIGTIALIHEKLCRSESLGNIEVYSYVMDLTKNVLKISSADSNRILIDLDIKEFMVPVNTAIALGLILNELLTNSIKHAFPNGSGLIIIKMNEKDGDKVELIYSDNGIGLPEDFDINKTDTLGMKLIDTLARQLGGDIGIRSEDGFEFSLIFMKSF